A window of the Cannabis sativa cultivar Pink pepper isolate KNU-18-1 chromosome X, ASM2916894v1, whole genome shotgun sequence genome harbors these coding sequences:
- the LOC115706341 gene encoding uncharacterized protein LOC115706341 yields the protein MASVSMTTTTTTLVSVPRAALNRPNSDSFFNPIPIRASNNNRSHHLLSRRLQVQASSSSLIKEKAAAALTAAALTASMVVPEVAQAAGNDLTPSLKNFLLSIAAGGVVATAIIGAVVGVSNFDPVKRT from the coding sequence ATGGCTTCAGTATCAATGACCACCACCACCACAACACTCGTCTCAGTCCCACGCGCCGCCCTAAACCGTCCCAACTCCGACTCCTTCTTCAACCCTATTCCGATAAGAGCTTCAAACAACAACAGATCTCATCACCTACTTTCTCGTCGTCTCCAAGTCCAGGCCTCTTCTTCCTCTCTCATCAAAGAAAAGGCCGCCGCAGCCCTAACCGCCGCGGCGCTGACTGCGTCGATGGTCGTGCCGGAAGTTGCTCAGGCAGCCGGGAACGATCTTACTCCGTCGTTGAAGAATTTCTTGCTTAGCATCGCTGCCGGTGGAGTTGTTGCCACTGCCATTATTGGAGCTGTTGTCGGTGTTTCTAACTTCGATCCTGTTAAGAGAACCTGA